A segment of the Trifolium pratense cultivar HEN17-A07 linkage group LG7, ARS_RC_1.1, whole genome shotgun sequence genome:
GGGTGGTAGTCAATATTGATGCAGTGAATCTGTAGAACTTTAGTTTCAGAAAGTAAATTAAATCAAACCTTTGAAATTTAGTGGACAACAACTTAGATCTTATTGtctatgttttttgttttaatgatttttcttgcaatattttaatattcatCGCAAATTGTTGAGATTCAAGCATTGAGTAGTGGCAATGGAAGAAGTGGATTTGGGAGAAACAAGCAAATTTGCTGCCTTCAAAGAGAGAGGGAAGAGCCGACTGAAGGAGACAGAGAAAATGACTCataattcatttaatttttatatattttaatttaaatgacatgtgtcctatttttatttgttgtgtCCAAATTTGATGTGTTGTGGCTGTGCCTAGTGAAGAGTTTCTCTTGTTTACTACTTATCTTCAAAATTGGAAACACAAGGACTACCACCGACTCTGTTTAAGTTCCGTTGACTTAATCTGCCATTAGTTCATTTTGTTCTGAAAGCAACAACCAACATGGCATCATCATCAGCCCCTCAAGTCATAACTTGCAAAGGTGAGTacaatgttgttttttttttttgagttacCAAGTTTCCACCGTCGTTAACTATGACTAATGTCGAATTTTGtttatgaaacaaacaacaaacaaaaaacaggTGCAGTGGCATGGGGAGCTGGAGAGGCATTGGTAATGGAAGAAGTGGAAGTCAGTCCTCCTCAACCATTGGAGATTAGGATTAAGGTTGTCTCCACTTCTATCTGTTGTAGCGATCTTGCTGCTTGGAAACATCATGTAAGTGTCTCATTTTAACATATCAATCTTGTCTATAACTTTGAGTCCCCGTGATGAAATTATGAGTCCCCGTGATCGTAGCTCTGTTGGTAGGACATTGCAAATTGCAATATGTAGTTGCCAGGTTTCGAATCTTGGATTCCCCACTTATTCTTCTTAAGGGATGATGTTCTGACCACTGGGTGACTTGActcagaaaaaaaaatggaattgaGTAATTAACATCTAAACTAACACACGGTATTTTATATATGCAGACCATATTTCCTCGCATATTTGGCCATGAAGCATCTGGGTAATCTAAATTTAATGTTCTGTTATTGGatttaatcatttaataaaCAAGTCACACACTACAATTGATTCATATGAATTGGATGATTAAGATCGAATAACTCGCATTTTGAATAGATTTAGAAATCCATTTTACCGAATATAAAATAGCTAGGAAACATCCAATTTTCATCTAACCATTCCAACTTTCTATTTGAGGTAAATGCGTGGTACTATGTCTGCAGGCAATTTGGGTCCATATAAAGTACTCCATCCGggcttatatataagcaaattttactttttagattcattcaaaagctaatgtatctagtccatattatagaccagatacactAGCTActaaatgaatctaaaaagtgaatttttgcttAGATATGAAACCGGAGGAGTATGATATATGAAGCAGTGACACAAACACAGACACCAGACACGACGCTGACATGTAATCACAGATGTCAGTATCGTGTCAGACACCAAGCATTGCTCGATCAGAAGTGTACGTGCTGCAGAAACTATGAGGGTGCAGCAGCAGCACAATATAGAATATTGCTGAAGATAGAAGCATTGTGTATGCATAGTAATGAAATAGTTGTAGCATAATGGACATGGCTTTAACTAGTAGATTTTACAAAAGGTGTAATTTTCAATAGTATATTTTGAATATAGAGTAATGGTTTTTGCAGGGTTGTTGAGAGTGTAGGGCAAGGAGTGACAGAATTCAAAGAAGGGGACCATGTGTTAACAGTTTTCATTGGAGAATGCATGTCATGTAAGATGTGCAAATCAGGAAAGAGTACTATTTGTCAAGTTTTGGGACTCGAAAGAAAGGGTTTAATGCATAGCGATCAAAAGACGCGATTCATGGTAAAAGGGAAGCCTGTTTATCATTATTGTGCAGTTTCAAGTTTTAGTGAATATACAGTAGTCCATTCTGGATGTGCAGTGAAAATCAGTCCTCATGTACCTCTTGAGAAAGTATGCCTTCTCAGCTGTGGGGTTGCTGCAGGTAAATCTCTTCGTCCGATATTGAGTGTCACTTTATGGTATTTTATAcagataaaaaaattgtacagTAAAGGAAAGAGTAtaacaattttacaaaattattgtttttaaccattaaGTTGTAACTCTAGCTGTTGTATAAGACGCTCTACTGTCGGAGACATGGATCATTTTCAAGGCCATAGTTTCCTAAGTGTTGTTTCTCAATCAAGAACATTGAAATTCTAATGTCATTGATGAATTCTTTGTTGGTTGTAGATTATGTGACTCGTTGCATTGTTAACATTAGGTCTAGGTGCAGCATGGAATGTTGCTGATATATCAAAAGGATCAACAGTGGTTATATTCGGTCTTGGAACTGTTGGCCTTTCTGTAAGTCCAAGTACCTCACAATCTTATCTTCTGATGAGGACCGCACGAAGAGAATTGATCATGTTTAATGAATTTTCTTCGTGCTCGTGAGGTCCTCATAATCTTCTCAACATATGAACGATATATAATCTTATCCAAGTCAAAACTTTCATATTCAATAGGTTGTTCAAGGTGCCAAACTAAGGGGTGCATCTAGAATAATAGGTGTCGACAATAATCCAAGGAAGTGCGAAAATGGTACGATAATCAGTTCTCCAAGTTACTGCGAGTTTATATT
Coding sequences within it:
- the LOC123895022 gene encoding alcohol dehydrogenase-like 6 isoform X2; the protein is MVVESVGQGVTEFKEGDHVLTVFIGECMSCKMCKSGKSTICQVLGLERKGLMHSDQKTRFMVKGKPVYHYCAVSSFSEYTVVHSGCAVKISPHVPLEKVCLLSCGVAAGLGAAWNVADISKGSTVVIFGLGTVGLSVVQGAKLRGASRIIGVDNNPRKCENAKAFGITEVVDPNSCKEPIAQVIKGITDGGADFCFECVGDSDMLTNALESCCDGWGVTVALGVPRVKPKISAHYSLFLRGRTLKGSIFGGWKPKSDLPSLVEKYMNKEIQIDDYITHNLPFDEINKAFNLMAEGKCLRCVIHMPR
- the LOC123895022 gene encoding alcohol dehydrogenase-like 6 isoform X1; its protein translation is MASSSAPQVITCKGAVAWGAGEALVMEEVEVSPPQPLEIRIKVVSTSICCSDLAAWKHHTIFPRIFGHEASGVVESVGQGVTEFKEGDHVLTVFIGECMSCKMCKSGKSTICQVLGLERKGLMHSDQKTRFMVKGKPVYHYCAVSSFSEYTVVHSGCAVKISPHVPLEKVCLLSCGVAAGLGAAWNVADISKGSTVVIFGLGTVGLSVVQGAKLRGASRIIGVDNNPRKCENAKAFGITEVVDPNSCKEPIAQVIKGITDGGADFCFECVGDSDMLTNALESCCDGWGVTVALGVPRVKPKISAHYSLFLRGRTLKGSIFGGWKPKSDLPSLVEKYMNKEIQIDDYITHNLPFDEINKAFNLMAEGKCLRCVIHMPR